The DNA segment ATAGGAGTGCTCACAGCGTTCCCCTTTCCACTTGCTCCAAATAAAGCACCCGGAGAACAGTTTCTGAGAAGATAAAAACCCGCAACTGTTGCAGCTGCAAGATAAGCCGCCGCTCCGCCGGCCAGGCTGGCgttatttatattttacttatGTCAGCACCTAAATCACTGCTTTTCAGACCGATGaaagctcctgcctgcccaaaGGCTTCAAACCCCCGCGGCGGGGGTCGCGCCCCGGCAATCCGTAGGTCCCACGGTGGCAGCGGAGCCGGGGGGCGCCGGGCGCAGAGCTGCCGGACGgggcccccgccggcccggggctAGTCGTCGCCCGCTGCCCCGCGGGGCTCCGCCGCGCCCGCCTCCGCCTTGCTGCCGGCCTCGGGCGGCTCCTTGCCCCTGCCACCCTCGGAGCTCTTGTTGAAGCAGATCCTGAAGACCCCCAGGACGGTCATGACGAGGATGACCAGCACCACCACCGCGACCGTCACCAGGATAAAAACGTAGTTGGAAGAGGAGGACGAGGAGGGCGGCGGAGCTGCCGTCTGCTCCCCGCCGGCGCCGGACGGCCCCGCGGAGCCGTCGGCTgtcggggcggggggccggcgCTCGTCCGCCTCCACAGCCGGCGGCTccgcggggctgcccgcggcggggggcgccgccgccgtgGCCGCGCtgggcggcccggcccgcccgtCCTGGGTGCTGGCACAGGCGACGCCACCCGCGGCATCGCGGCACCCGGCGGCCCCGGCGCAGAGCCCGCTGCCGGGGCTCCGGTGGtcgccggggcaggggcagaggggctccTCCGCCGCCTTCCAGGCGAAGCCGCCCCGCTCGGGCTCGCAGGTGAGCCGCACCGCCCCGCCGGGGCACGTCACGGTGAGCACGGTGCCCGGCGGGCTGAAGCCGGGGCCGGCGCTGCGCGCCTCGAAGGGGAG comes from the Falco cherrug isolate bFalChe1 chromosome 7, bFalChe1.pri, whole genome shotgun sequence genome and includes:
- the CLEC14A gene encoding C-type lectin domain family 14 member A produces the protein MRRAGPWCLLLAAACALRRPPPPRAAVRCPAAGACFSAHLANASYAEARSACGQQRGGLAWVSGEPELRLLLGLLAEAAAGPAPSLFWVGLRRNASACTDVGQPLRGFSWEGAGGGAAPREVPAALGRWVQEPVRTCLSARCAGLHLAAAPGGGPGWGWKELLCQRESQGYACKYPYEGACPDPSPAGALDFDYRLPFEARSAGPGFSPPGTVLTVTCPGGAVRLTCEPERGGFAWKAAEEPLCPCPGDHRSPGSGLCAGAAGCRDAAGGVACASTQDGRAGPPSAATAAAPPAAGSPAEPPAVEADERRPPAPTADGSAGPSGAGGEQTAAPPPSSSSSSNYVFILVTVAVVVLVILVMTVLGVFRICFNKSSEGGRGKEPPEAGSKAEAGAAEPRGAAGDD